GCGCATCGCGCGACTGCGCAGCATGCGGTTCTGACCGCCGCGAACGCACCGCGCACCCGTACATCGCCATGAGCGAAGACCCGAACCCCCAGCGTAGCTTCAAAGTGGATGACCGCCGCCGTTTTTCCGAAACCGGCGAGCCGCGCACGGATGCACCACCGCCGCCCCCGGACGAAACCCGCACCGCCCCGCCCGAAGCGCCGCCGGCAGCCGACCAACCCGCGGAGCTGACGTTCCTTACTTTCGTACTCGGTCTGAGTACCGAGGCACTCGCATACCTGGGCGAAATGCCGCACCCGTTAACGCGGCAGGTGCAGACGGACCTGCGCGCCGCCAAGCATTTCATCGACATTCTCGGGCTGTTGCAGGACAAGACCCGGGGTAACCTCGATCGTGGAGAGGCGGACTTGCTCGAGCGGGTGCTCTACGACCTCCGTATCAAGTACGTGGAGCGCGTGCGCACCAGGTGACACTTCTCCGCAAATGGGACTGCCGAAGCGGGCGCACACGGCCTGCGGCAGGCTCCGGGCGAGGGCGAGGAATCCAGTGAACGCAAACCGATATCTGCGGCCACGCTTGTCTGAGGCGGGCTCGACCGTGTCTCGACGGCCAGGGCCACAGGCCGGCGGCGGCCGCAGTGCCTGCAGATCGCGCCGTCCGGCACAGCAGCGTTTTCCATCACTTGCTCTCACGAGCACGAGCCAGTCAGAACAGGAGGTCTCATGAGTGCGCCATCGCGCACGCGTCTCGCCGTATATCTGCTGAGTGCATTTACCGCCGGGATTGTCGCCACGGCGGCGGTCGAGTGGACCCCGCGCGCTCACGGCATCAGCTTCTGGGGGGAGGAGACCGCCACGCCTCGACCCGAACCCACGCCGGATGCGCCTTCGGCAGAGGCGGGCGGCGGTGCCGGCGTTGTAGCGGCCAGCAACCTGCCGGATTTCGTCGCCCTGGCGGACCGCATGAGCCCTGCCGTGGTCAACATATCGAGCACGGCCCAGAGCGAGGGCCCATCGATGGAGCCGGGAGGTCCCGGTGGGCCCGGCGGGCCCGGTGGGCCTGGTGGACCGGGCGGGCCCGGCGGACCGGGACCGTTCGGTCGCGGCGACCCGCACGAGTTCTGGGAGCCGTTCGAACGCTTCTTCGGCCCGATGCCGCGCCGTCCATTCAAACAGCGCAGTCTCGGCTCCGGTTTCATCATCAGCAAGGACGGCATGATCCTCACCAACAACCATGTCGTCGAGAACGCCGACGAAATCCTCGTGCGGCTCTCCGACAACAAGGAAACTAAGGCCAAGGTCGTCGGGCGCGACCCCAAGACGGACATTGCCGTCATCAAGATCGAGAACGGCGCCGATCTCACACCGGTCACCATGGGCAACTCGGATTCGCTCAAGGTAGGCGAGTGGGTGATGGCCATCGGCAATCCGTTCGGCCTCGAGCACAGCGTCACCGCAGGCATCGTCAGCGCCAAGGGCCGCATCATCGGACAGGGCAGCTACGATCAGTTCATTCAGACCGACGCTGCCATCAACCCGGGCAACTCCGGCGGGCCGCTCATCAACCTGCGCGGTGAAGTCGTCGGCATCAACACGGCGATCTTCAGCCGCAGCGGCGGCAACATCGGAATCGGCTTCGCTATCCCGATCAACCTCGCCAAGGAACTCCTCCCGCAGCTCGAGGAACACGGTAAGGTCACCCGCGGCTGGCTCGGCGTGCTAATCCAGAAGGTGACTCCCGAGATCGCCGAATCGCTCGGCCTTTCCGAAGCCCGCGGCGCCCTCGTTGCCGACGTCGTCGACGACGGTCCGGCCAAGGAGGCGGGATTGAAGGTCGGAGACGTCATCACCGAATACGACGGCCATGCCATCAAGGACTCTACCGAACTGCCCCTGCTGGTGGCGCGCACACCGATCGGCCGCAGTGCCACGCTGAAGGTCATCCGCAACAAGGAGCCCATCG
This Candidatus Binatia bacterium DNA region includes the following protein-coding sequences:
- a CDS encoding DUF1844 domain-containing protein — translated: MSEDPNPQRSFKVDDRRRFSETGEPRTDAPPPPPDETRTAPPEAPPAADQPAELTFLTFVLGLSTEALAYLGEMPHPLTRQVQTDLRAAKHFIDILGLLQDKTRGNLDRGEADLLERVLYDLRIKYVERVRTR
- a CDS encoding DegQ family serine endoprotease, with protein sequence MSAPSRTRLAVYLLSAFTAGIVATAAVEWTPRAHGISFWGEETATPRPEPTPDAPSAEAGGGAGVVAASNLPDFVALADRMSPAVVNISSTAQSEGPSMEPGGPGGPGGPGGPGGPGGPGGPGPFGRGDPHEFWEPFERFFGPMPRRPFKQRSLGSGFIISKDGMILTNNHVVENADEILVRLSDNKETKAKVVGRDPKTDIAVIKIENGADLTPVTMGNSDSLKVGEWVMAIGNPFGLEHSVTAGIVSAKGRIIGQGSYDQFIQTDAAINPGNSGGPLINLRGEVVGINTAIFSRSGGNIGIGFAIPINLAKELLPQLEEHGKVTRGWLGVLIQKVTPEIAESLGLSEARGALVADVVDDGPAKEAGLKVGDVITEYDGHAIKDSTELPLLVARTPIGRSATLKVIRNKEPIEVKVTIGELKDEEVAAQGKEEGFGLTVQPLTPDIAESLGLPAETRGVVVAAVEPGSSADDAGLRRGDVILEVNREPVKNLGDYRKAIKGAQKGKSVLLLVRRGDNTIFLALKPSN